A segment of the Peptoclostridium acidaminophilum DSM 3953 genome:
TGCCGCAGTTTTTATCTTTTGTATTATACTATTTTTGAGCTCTTCCTGGCCTTCCCTGAATATGTTCTCGGGTTTTGTTATAAAATCAACTGCGCCCATTTCAAGTGCTCTTATTGTAAGATCTGCGCCCAGCTTTGTAAGACTGCTTAACATGACAACGGGTGTGGGTTTGATTTTCATTATTTCGGAAAGTGTTTCTATGCCATTCATAACAGGCATTTCCACATCAAGTGTCACAACATCTATGTCATTTCGCAGGAGCTTTTCTATGGCTTCTTTCCCGTTGCGAGCCTTTTCAACAACCACTATTTCATTGTCACTTTGAAGTATGTCTGTTACGACTTTTCTTATAAAAGCTGAATCGTCAACAACTAACACCCTAATTAAGCTCATCTATATCAACCCTTTTTGTCTTAATATTCTCTGTTGTTTGAATATGTACTTGATTATCATGTTTCTGTCTTCTTCTGTTATCATTGTAAACTTAATTGCTGCTTCGTATTCATCTGGCAATTCGAAATTTGGAATGCTCCTTCTGAGCACCTTTCCCTTGGACAGAAATCTTTTGCCGTCAAGTGTTATTGCAAAATAGTACTCTTCACCCTCGTCAAGCCTTTTCGAAATAAAAAGCCTTATGCCTCCTCCGCTGATATCCAGCGTGTTGCCGTTTGCCACGGGATTTCTCTCCATATCATACACTTCAACTGGAAGAAGTACATTCAGCCTGTAGTAGTTTCTTCTTTGAGTCTTAATTGTCTTGTCTATCTGCCGAACCTTCATATGCGGTATAGGCGTTCTTTTGCGTTCCTCCACGACAGCCTGGAAAGAATAAGTCCCCTTGCTGTGAATCGAATAATACAATGTTACTTTCTTTCCCTCTGAAATCGGTATGAGTCTTCCCTTTTCGGTGGGCAGCGATATAAAATATACGCTTTTACATTCTGACACTTCGAGCAGCTGGCTCTTTAAAAGACGCGGATCCCCGAATTGCTGCTCAATTTCAATTTCAATTTTGTCCCCGATTTTAAAGTGGTTTTCGAAATGCATTTATTAAACTACCTCCTGCTGGATATAAAAAAAGATGCCAACCGCTGGACAAAGCCTTCACTGCTTTTTGTTTTTTCCTTGCCTGTAAGCCTGCTGCATATTTGTTCTACGTTGCGGCTGGCAGGCGAGCTCTCATATTTCAGGTAAAACGGCTCCTGCTGCTTTACGGCTCTTATTATGTTGTTGTCAGCTGATATATGCCCAATAAAGCCTAGTCCTACACCTAAAAATCTTTTTGATACAGTCTCCAGCTTTTTGAATGTTGATTCGGCTTCGAGAATGTTATCCACCTTGTTGACAACAACTCCGATTTTTTCTATGGATTCTCTCCTGAGCGTTTTTATCAGGGCATACGCATCCGCTATAGCTGTCGGTTCTGGCAGAGTAATCACTATGACTTCATCTGCAGCTTTTGCAAAAGATATTACTGACTTTGAAATTCCAGCGCCCGTATCAATAATTATATAGTCGAAATCATTCTCTAGTATGGCCAGATTCGCCAGAAGCTTGTTGAGCTTGTATACTGGCAGATTGGCCGTTTCGCTTATACCGGCTCCGCCTGATATTATTTTTATGCCAAGCGGTCCCTCCATTACAATATCTCTTATACCCATTCCACCCTCAATGACATCCATAAAATTATATTTGGGCGCACTCCCGACGAGCACTTCAATGTTGGCCAGGCCAAGATCCGCATCTATTATCAGCGTTTTAAAACCTCTTGTTTTGATTGCAAGCGCCAGATTAAGCGTCAGATTTGTCTTTCCGACTCCGCCTTTTCCGCTTGTAACACATATTACCCTTGCTCTTTCCAAGCTGGCATCGCCATCATTTTGAGTGCTAACTTCATATGTGCTTCCTTTTTTTATTACGGCACTTCTAAGTTTCGAGGCTTGATCCATAGGCGTTACTCCTTTAGAACCTTTTCTATAAATTCTGACACATTCAGACTTGATATATCGTCGGGTACATTCTGCCCGAAGGTTATATGCGATATCTTCTTTTTATATTTGTGCAAAACATTCATTACGACAGCTTGCTTCGAGGTTTCATCAAGCTTTGTTATTATTATGTTGAAATCGTCAATAAAGTTGTATTCATCGACTATGTCATTAATGTCTTCTATGTTGTAATTTGCGCTTATTACAAGAAATATTTCTTTCTCTGGAATAGAATCCAAAAACCTTCTTATCTCCTTCATGTGCATCTTGTTCCTATGGCTTCTGCCAGCTGTGTCTACTAGTATGACATCAGATTCTGAAAGATTTTCTATACTTTCCCTTATGGAGTTTGTATTGTAGGCTACCTCTATTGGCATATTCAGTATCTCTGAATATATCTTGAGCTGCTCTACAGCCGCTATCCTGTAAGTGTCGAGAGTTATGAATCCAACTTTCTTATTTTCGTTGAGCACGCAGCTGGAAGCAAGCTTTGCCAGCGTGGTCGTCTTTCCAACTCCGGTCGGTCCTATGAACACATTTATTTTGTTCTTGAATTCAAATGCTTCGTATTCCGAGTCCAGCTCGCCTTGCAAATAGGCCCTGAACAGCTGCTTGAAATTGTCCACGGTTATTTCATTTTTTTCAGATACTGTTTGTATGAATTTGTCTATTAATTCCTGTGAAAACCCCTTCTTTTTAAGACTCGCTGTAATCTCGCCCTTGAGAGTCTTTGCAGTGGGATCTCCTGATCCACCTATGGGTGCATTGCCGCTTAAGGTCTTCTTTATCTGTTCAACCATATCCTTGATATTGCTGACTTCATTTTCTATGCTGCTGTAATCCTTTTTGGGACTGCTGTCTTCGTCAGCGTTTTCAAAAATTCTGCTCCTGAAATCAGCGCCGCCTGCAGCAGCCATGACGCTTTCTTGTTTTGAATCCCTAGGTTTTGATGCTTTTTGTTTGGATTCCTGTTTTCCGTCATGAGCCGCGAGTATTTCCACTTTTTCTTTTTCCCAGAATTTAAAAATATTGCTGTTTTTTATGCGTTTTGTATGAAGAATCACTGCATTATCGCCGAGCTCATTTTTAACCAGGTTCATGGCTTCTGTAACGTTCTTTCCAAGAAATCTTTTTATCATCATGCCTTATATGCTCACCATCCCGATTGACTGGATTTTCACCTTAGGGTCTATTTCATTGTATGAAACGACATAAATATCCGAGCTTATCTGTTCCACAAATTTTTTTATATAAAATCTTACTATCGGAGCTGTCAGTATTACAGGGTTTTCACCGATGGCTATCGCTTTCTCAATCTCGCCACTAAGCTTGCTTATGAAACTGGATGAAATTTCCGGATCGAGAGCCAGATATGTCCCTGTCTCTGTGTTTTGAAGCGATTCCATCACGACTTTTTCCAGCTTCGGACTTATCGTTATAGCTTTCAGTGAGGCCGAGCCCGCGGTGAACTGCTTCGTAATCGACCTGAACAGAGACTGTCTGACATACTCAGTAAGTATGTCGGTATCTTTCGTTACAGTTCCGTAGTCAGCAAGCGTTTCAAATATCGTCACAAGATCTCTTACTGATATGCCTTCCCTCAGAAGATTTGAAAGCACCTTTTGAATGTCGCCAAGCGAAAGCAGCGAAGGTGTGAGCTCGTCAACAAGCGCAGGATAGTTTTCCTTCACAGACTCAATCAACACCTTTGTCTCCTGCCTTCCAAGCAATTCGTGCGAATACCTCTTTATCACTTCAGTCAAATGAGTTGAAATTATAGAAGGAGGGTCGACTACCGTGTAACCCAGTATTTCTGCCCTTTCTCTCTCTTTTTCATCTATCCACTTGGCCTTGAGTCCAAATGCAGGTTCAACAGTATCGATTCCCTTTATCTCTCCGTCCGCTCCCCCCGGATTCATGGCAAGATAGTGGTCAAACAGTATTTCCCCCCTTGCCGCTTCAACACCTTTTATCTTTACTAGATACTCATTCGCCTCGAGCTGTATGTTGTCTCTTAGCCTTATCATAGGGACTATTATGCCCTGCTCGAGGGCGCACTGCCTTCTTATCATAACGAGCCTGTCAAAAAGATCTCCACCCTGGGATTTGTCCGCCAGCGGAATTATTCCATAGCCGAACTCCAGCTCGATAGGATCCACCTGAAGAAGTGGCAAAACATTCTCCGGCCTTCTTATATCTTCAACTTCGCTTTCTTCAGCCGACAATTCCTTCTCAGGCCTCTGCATGTCCTTTTGTTCCTGCTTCCTTAGGCCAAGCCCTATGAATAAAAATGTCACCGACAAGATGAAATAAGGCAGGAAAGGGAGCTTTGTAAAGGCGAGGGCAAAAAGCACTCCCGAAATTATGAACATCGCCTTTGGGTGCCTTATCATCTGGTCCATTACGTCCTGGCCCAGATCCGAATCGGACGCCGCCCTTGTAACAACTATGCCGGTTGCTGTAGATATAAGCAGCGCCGGAATCTGCGAGAGTAGTCCGTCGCCCACTGAGAGCATTGCATACTTGGCTATCGACTCGGCAAATGGCAGTTTTTCGACAAGCATACCCACTACAAATCCTGCAGACAGGTTCACTGCTGCAATTATAATACTGGCAATGGCATCTCCCTTTACAAATTTGGAAGCTCCGTCCATTGCGCCATAAAAGTTGGCTTCGTCCTGTATCTTCTTTCTTCGCTCCCTGGCCTGCACCTCGTCAATGAGGCCTGAATTCAGGTCTGCATCAATGGCCATTTGTTTTCCTGGCATTGCATCGAGTGTGAATCTGGCTCCAACCTCTGAAACCCTCTCCGCACCTTTTGTTATGACCATGAACTGAACTATTACTATTATCACAAATACTATGAATCCCACAAAAGCATTCCCTTGCATTACAAAGCTTCCAAAGGCTTCTATCACATCGCCTGCATATCCTGCTCCGAGTATTCCCCTTGTGGTCGATATGTTAAGCGCAAGCCTGAACATTGTGGTTATAAGAAGTATTGAAGGAAATATTGAAAATTCCAAGGCTTCCTTGTTGTACATGGCTATTAGAAGTATTAGCAGTGAAATTGAAACATTGAGGCTTAAGAGGATGTCAAGCAGCACAGGAGGCACAGGTATTATTATCATGAGCACAATGCCTATGACGCCCAGTGTTACAAATATTCCTGAAGATCTCATCCAATCTCTCCAATCAAATTTTCTTATGCTTGTATCTGTCTTTTGAATACACATATGCCAGAATTTGAGCTACCGCGTCATAAAGTTCCGGCGGAATAATGTCTCCGATGTTCAGCTTTGAATAGAGCTCCCTTGCCAGCGGCTTATTTTCAACCATAGGCACTTCGCTTGCTGCGGCCCTCTCCCGTATCTTCAGAGCGATCAAATTCTTACCCTTTGCTATAATAAAAGGGGCCTCATTTGCATTTTCATCGTATTTTAATGCGACTGCATAGTGCGTAGGGTTTGTTATAATCACATCAGCCTTAGACACATCCTCCATCATTCTGCGCATTGCAAACTGCCTTTGTTTTTCTTTTATCTTGGATTTAATCTCCGGATTACCCTCCATCTGCTTATACTCTTCTTTTATCTCCTGCTTTGACATTTTAAGCTGCTTTTCATGCTGATAGCGCTGAAAAAAATAATCGAATACTGCCAAGGCAATGAGTATGCCAGCGAGCACAAGCCCTAGGTTTATGGCTGAATCATACAAAATATATGAAAATTGATATTTATTAAGCTGGTATGTTTTGATATAAAGACCCATATTTGATTTGATGTATATGGTTGATACTATGGAAAGCACGGCAAGCTTTGCCAGTGATTTTACAACTTCAAATGCCGATCTTGCGGAAAACAGCCTCTTTATTCCTTCAAGAGGATTGAGCCTGTCTATTTTAAATTTCAGGGTCTCGGCAGTAAATACATTGCCTACCTGAGAATAACTGCTTGCGAATGCACTCACATAGTTAGCAAGCACTATGACCGCAGATGCCTTCACCAGAAAAATCATGCTCGTATAGAGAATTTTAAAAGCCATGTCTGTGTCTATTTCTTCATTGAACAGCTGCCCATAAAACGGTATAGGCTCAGCTATGCTTGTCAGTATGGCCTTGCCTCCAAGCTTCAAAATCAGCATTGAAATTATAAGGGTCACTGCCGAGTTTACCTCCCGGCTTTGGAATACCTGGCCTTTTTGTCTCGCATCCTGACGTTTTTTGGGCGTAGCCTTTTCTGTCTTTTCGCCCGAGAAGAGCTGCAAATCAATATTCAAATACATCAGCTTCCTTTTATAAGCCTGAAAAGCTGATTTTCAAAATTGAAAATAGCTTTAAGTATGTCTGCAATTATTGAATCATACTGCATAATGACAAAATAAATCATTATTATTCCAACAAAAATCTTAAGCGGCATTCCCACCACAAAGACGTTCATCTGCGGCATAGTTCTTGCAAGTATTCCAAGGACGACGTTCACAATAAACATTGCAATCACAACAGGTATGGCGATCTTGACTGCATACAGGAACATATCGTCAATGAGAGCTATTATAAAGCCCAGATACTCAAGCCTGAAATTAAGATTCAGACTAATCGGCAATATTTTAAAACTGCCGGATACAAGCCTTAGCAGCTGGTGATGGGCATCTATTGCCAGATATGCGAGTGCTGCAAATATGAACATGAAGTTACCGCTTATAGACATGTCATAGCCGCTGTATGGATCAACAACTCTTGCTATTGCAAAACCAACATCAGTATCCACTATACCGCCTGCTACCATAAATACTGCAAAAAAAAGATTCACTATATATCCTATTATGAGTCCTACTATGAACTCCTTAACAGCAATAATGCATACGTAAAAAAAACCTGCAGTCCTTATGTTCTCAACCTCGGCTAAATCCAAAGTTGTAAGAATCAGGAATGAAATTGCAAGCGAAAGTGCCAATTTGAAAATATTCGGAAGATTGTTTCTTCCGAATATGGGGTCTGCCACAAAATATCCCGCAATTCTTGAAAAAACAAGAAGCAAGACATTCAAGTGGGCAATAAAATAATCCAATGTGTATTCCATATGAATCCTGCCAGTTATTTTATATATTTGTCCATATTTAGAAACAGATTCTGAGTAAAGCTTACAGCTGTGTTCATAAGCCACGGCCCGAACACAACAACAGAAGCCAACACCACAACTATCTTAGGTACAAATGCAAGAGTGGCCTCTTGAATTTGCGTTGCCGCCTGGAATATACTCACAACAAGCCCGACTAGCAAGCCAAGCACCAGCATCGGTGCGGAAAGAAGCAGTATCATCGTCAGAGTCTGCTGCCCCAGATTTATTGCCATATTTATATCCATATAATTCTCCTACTTGAATCCCATGACAATAGACTTTATGACCAGATTCCATCCGTCGGCAAGTATGAAAAGCAGCAGCTTAAATGGCAACGAAATCATTACCGGAGGCAGCATCATCATTCCCATGGACATCAGTGTACTTGCAACTACCATATCTACAATCAGAAAAGGTATGAAGAGTATAAAACCCATCTGGAATCCTGATTTAAGCTCGCTTATCATAAAAGCAGGAAGGAGCACTCTGTTTGGAATGTCTTCTACCCCTTTTATGTCACCCGATTTCAAGCCTGCCATTTCAGAAAAAAGTACAATGTCTTTTTCCCGGGTCTGCTTCAGCATGAAATCTCTTAGCGGATCCATACCTTTTGAAAAAGCCACCTGCTGCGTTATCTGCCCGTCAACATACGGCTTGAGGGCCTGTTCGTAAACCTTCTCGCCGGTAGGCGCCATTATGAAGAATGTTATGAACAGCGAAAGCCCCAAAATCACCTGTCCTGGAAGATTTTGCTGGACGCCTATGGCGCTTTTTAAAAAAGAAAGTATTATTATTACTCTTGTAAAAGAGGTCATCATTATTATTATGGTTGGCAAAAGCGAGAGTACTGTAAATATTAAGATTATCTCGATAGAACTCGAAAATGCCCTTGGATCGTCCGTACCTCCTATTTCGAGAGAAACATTCGGATATTGTGTCTCTCCAAATGCAATTCCAGATAAAAATCCCACAAATGCCAAGGCGCAGATTATTATATTCAGTTTATTCTTCATTGTAACCATCCCTGAGCGGCAGCGAATCAATAGTGCTTATAGAATTGCCGCTTACTCCTACTATGTACTCCTTGTCCTTATACGACAATACTACAATCTCCTTGTCGCGCGACATGAAAACTCGTTCTTTTATCTTTAGAGATTTTCCTTCAAATGCCTGAATTCTTTTTTGAGCTACAAACTTTGAAGTGAAGTGGGCCATCAAAAGTATAAGCGCAAATACAGCCAGATATCCTATGCCTTTGATTATGGCAAAAAACACATCCAACTCTACTCAAGCACCTTTCTGACGGATTCAAGTATCCTATCGGCCTGGAAAGGTTTTACAATAAAATCTCTTGCGCCCGACTGTATGGCTTCTATAACCATGGCCTGCTGACCCATTGCTGAACACATTATGATTTTCGCATCCTTGTCTAGTGCCTTTATCTCCTTGACTGCCTGAATGCCATCCATCTCAGGCATTGTTATGTCCATAATTACAAGTTCAGGTGCAAGCTCCTTGAACTTTTCAATAGCCTTTAGTCCGTTTTCCGCCTCACCTACTATGTCATATCCATTTTTTGTCAGTATGTCTTTTATCATCATTCGCATAAATGCAGCATCGTCAACTAACAGTATCCTTTTTCCCATATTGTTGTTATCCTCCTTTTATTATCTAAGCTTGAATAATTATATGCTTCTTAATCGTTTATCAGGCTTGATGATATCGGTTATGCGAATACCGTAATTTTCATCAATAACCACAACCTCACCCTTTGCTATTCTTTTGCCATTTACAAGGACATCGAGCGGCTCTCCGACAAGCTTTTCCAGTTCTATTACTGTTCCTGGTCCAAAAGCAAGTATTTCGTCTATGCTTCTTGCCGTCCTGCCCAGCTCTACAGTTACCTTCAAAAATACATCTTTTATTATTTCTATGTTTTCAGGCAACTCTGTCTTATAAATATCCTGTTCGTCAAAAGACTCAAATTTTGCAGGATTTATATTGATATGATTTTCATTGGCACGAAGCTCAGTATTTTTGTGCCCTATTGCTGCGCTTTGGGCGTGATGCGCCTGTTCTTCGTGCTCTACCCTGTCAGACTGTCTTTGTGAATCTGCACTGGCAGTATGTGCGCCATCAAGAGTATTATACTGAGGCTCGTCAAATGCCGATGAGTCCTCAGACTCTTGGCTCTCACTGCCATATAACATATTATTGATTAAATCCCTTGCAAAGTCAATAGGCATAAGCTGCATTATATTGCTGTCGATAAGGTCCTCTATTGTCATTTTGAAAAGCACTCTGACATAGTCACAAGATTTATCTATACCACTCATTTCAATGCTGTTATCCATCAAATTGACTTTGAAAACTTCAGGAGGGTTTATGTCTATCCTTTTGCCAATCATCTCGGAAAGAGACGTTGAAGACGAACCTACCATCTGATTCATAGCTTCGCTTATTGCACTCAGATGTATATCGTTTAGTTCCTCAAGCAATCCTGATTTTCCATCCCCGCCCATCATGAGCGAAGCAATCACCTTTACGTCATCTTCTTTGAGTATTAGCATGTTCATGCCGTTAAGTCCTTCTTTGTAACCCACTCTGACTATGACATACGGTACCGGCTGCTCCTCGGCCATCTTATCAATGGATATAACGTCAACACTTGGCGTTGTTATGGAAACTCTTTTCCCTAAAATTGTAGAGAGTGTTGTTGCAGAGTTACCCATGTTGATATTCCCTATCTCGCCAATTGCATCCTTTTCATACTCATCCAATTCTAAACCGCCGCTTGGAGTTTCATCTGCCGATGCCCCTTTCAAAAGGGCGTCGATTTCGTCCTGCGAAAGCAAATCATTCATCATATTCATTATCACCCTCTTCAATTACTTGTGTTATCTTGACAGCTAGATTCTTATTCCGGGCTCCGGGTTTTCCGAAATATTTGATTTTTTCGCCAACCATTACCGTAAGTTCATCGCTTGTTCTCGATGCGAGCTTTATTACATCACCTTCTTGCAGCGTCAAAAACTCCCCTACCGTTATATTGGCTTCTCCAACATGACACGAAATTTCTATTTCAGCCCTTTTGAGCCTCTCCTTGAGTATATGCTCCTGCTCTTGTGTAATCTTTTTAGTATTGTTTGTAAACCACAGCTTCGTGCTTAGCTTTGGAAGTATAGGCTCTATCAGCAGATGGGGCATGCACACATTTATAAGGCCTTCAACATCTCCTATATTGACTTTGATTGTTATAAGCGCAACAGTTTCATTCGGTGAGACTATCTGTGCAAACTGTGAATTGGTTTCAATCTTATTTAGCTTGGGATTGAGTTCAATTACATTCTCCCATGGATCTACAAACAGCTTTGTTATTTGCGAAACTATTTTTTTCAATATTGTAAGTTCTATTTCAGTGAAATTCCTGCTTCCCGCATCGAACTTGCCATCTCCTCCAAGTATCCTGTCTATTATCGTAAAGCATAGTCTGTTTGACATTTCAAGAATCATTTCACCTGGAAGCGGTGAAAAGTCAATTATCGCAAGCATAGCTGGATTCGATATCGAATTGCAAAATTCATAGTAGGAAAGTTCTTCTACCGACAAGATCTCCATTTGAACATACGTTCTTAGCGTTCCCGAAAAATAAGTATTGAGCAGGCGTGTGAAGTTGTCATACATCATTTGAAGCGTTCTGAGCTGATCCTTTGCCAGTTTTTTGGGTATCTTGAAATCGTATTTTTTTACCTTTCGTTCATTTTCCTCTTTAATTTCTTTGACGTCAACCTCTCCTGCATTCAATGCCTCCAAAAGAGAGTCTATTTCATTTTGCGAAAGAATTTCTGACAACTGCTGCACCTCTCTTTATTGAACAATGTAATCCGTAAAATATATATTTTCAATGGAATCGATGCCGACCCTTGTTTTTATCTTATCTATAATATCTTTTTTTATGCCGTTCATGCCGTCCGGACTAACCATGTCTTCGGGTTTTTGCTGAATTATTGTTTCAAGAATTATATCTCTCAATATTGCATTTTTTTCAGCAAGTACAGTTTCGGCTTTTTTGTCAGTTGACTCGATTATTATGTTGCCTTTGAAAAAATTCTTTGTTCCGCCTATGTTTGTCGAAAACACTCCCATGTCGTAATTATATGTTTTTATCTGCTTGGCTTCCGTTTTGCCTGAAAAAAGAAAAAATGCCACTGCAAAACCTATTGCCAGCACAGCCACCCCTGCAATCGAGTATATAACTATTTTTTTCATTTTTTTGAGCCTTTCCCCCCATTCAGAAATTATTGTAGTCCGTCCTTCAAAATAAGTATGTCCACACGCCTGTTCTTAGCCTTGTTTTCAAACGAATCATTCGTTGTTACAGGGTGATATTCGCTGTAGCCTGCAGCAGAAAGCCTTTCCGGCATGACACTGTTTTGCTCGATCATGAACCTTACAACGTTGCAGGCTCTAGATACAGAGAGCTCCCAGTTTGAGGGGTATTTTGAATTGTATATTGGCACATTGTCTGTATGTCCTTCTACCCTGATTTTTTTTTCACCGAAATCCTTGCCATTGAGCAGGCTGCATATATAGCTGAGCGTGTCCATGGCCTGAGGCTTGAGATCAGCCTTTCCCGAGTCAAAGAGCACGTTTTCATTAAATCTGAGTATGAGGCCGTTGTTTCCATTAATAATGTTGACACTTTCACCAAGACCATTTTGATTCAGATAATCTTCGATTTCCTGTGACAAGTGTTCGTATATTCCTTTTGAGTCTATATCTATATCTGCTCCGTCCGTTGTCAAAGGAATCTCGCTAAGCGTCTTGCCGCCTTCAAGTATCCCCAGGGAGCCTTGAAACGATTTCATCATCGAGTCGAATTTTTGAGCGTCAACAGATGAAAATGAAAACATGAGTATGAAAAAGGTCAAAAGCAGCGTAACCATGTCCGAGTATGTTGTCATCCACTCAGGCGCGCCTGCTGGCGCCTGCTGTTTTTTCTTTCTCATTATTATGCTTCACCTTCCCTTAGATTGGCTGCTACATCACCCGAAAGCTCCTGTCTCCTTTTCGACGGCGGTATGAATGCTTTAAGCTTTTCTCCGATTATCCTTGGATTCTCACCTGCCTGTATCGACAGCAAACCCTCAAGGATTATTTGTTTTTCAAGAATCTCCTCATCGCTCTTGATTTTCAGTTTTTTTGCTAGTGGCAAAAATACAAGGTTGGCCAGCAGCGAACCGTAAAAGGTAGTTATGAGAGCTATCGCCATTGACGGTCCTATCGTGTCCGGATTGTCAAGCGTTGCCAGCATGTTTATAAGGCCTATGAGAGTACCTATCATACCAAACGCTGGAGCATAGGCACCCATAGCTTCAAAGAGTCCCTGGCCGCTGCCGTGCCTTTCCGAGATGAAGTCAAGCTCAGTCTCCAGGAGGTTTTTTACAAGTTCCGGATCGGTTCCATCCACAACAAGCATAATCCCCTTTTTCATAAAATCGTCGTTAATATTCTCAGATGCTTCCTCTAAGGAGAGCAGTCCTTCCTTCCTCGCCTTGTTTGCAAGCTCGTTTATGCCGTCAATTACAATATTCAAATCACTGCTCTTGCTCTGGAATGCCTTTTTTGTAATACTTATTATTTCAAGGAATTTCGGGAGAGGGTATGCTACAAGTGTTGCTGCCACTGTTCCACCCATGACAACCACCACAGACGGGATATTGATAAACCCCATGACATCTCCACTTGTAGCAATGGAAATCACTATGAGAACAATTCCTCCTACAACCCCTATGATGCTAGCTAAATCCACACGTCACACCTCTTTTCCTATTCGTTAGAACCAAATTGATATATGCTTTTTTTGAAGAGAAGTACTCTGCCAATTACTTCATCGACACTTTCCTTCACAACGAACCTGTGGCCGTTTGTGAGGGTAATTACCGTATCCGGGGTGTGCTCCACATGTTCTATGAGGTCGCAGTTAATTACAAATTCTTCTCCGTTGAATCGTGTGACTTTTATCATGGCCGCTCCTTTTATCTCTTGAGATTTATAAGCTCTTCAAGCATCTGATCCGTAGTGTTTATTATCCTGGAGTTAGCCTGGAATCCTCTTTGCGTCTGTATCATGTTAGTGAACTCCCTTGCAAGGTCCACATTCGACATCTCAAGCGCTCCCCCAACTGTAGGTCCAAAGCCGTTGCTTCCAGGAGTTCCTATTATTGAAATGCCTGAGTTTGCCGTGTCCATATACAGGTTGGAGCCCTTCTTTTCAAGTCCCGATGGGTTCTTGAACTTCGCAAGAGCAATCTTTCCCAGTATTGACTTCTTGCCGTTAGTGAAGTTGCCTACTATATCACCGTTTTCACCTATAGAAAAATCAT
Coding sequences within it:
- a CDS encoding flagellar FlbD family protein, translated to MIKVTRFNGEEFVINCDLIEHVEHTPDTVITLTNGHRFVVKESVDEVIGRVLLFKKSIYQFGSNE